The genomic interval ATACTGACGCATTCCGAGGGCCTAGTCCACCGCGACGGACTCGCGGTGACCCATGCCACGTGCGACGGTACGCCCGCGCGGATCGCCCGCGAGCCGCGAGCGCAGGGCCAGCAGGGTCGCCAGGGCCAGCAGCGTGCCGCCCATCGGCACCAGGAATCCGGCGCCGTCCCACAGCCGGTCCTCGAACTGTCCGGCGACGGTGACGGCGGTGGCCTGGCCGAGCGCGACGGCGCCGGTCAGCCAGGTGAACGCCTCGGTGCGGGCGCCGGCCGGGACCAGGCTCTCGACGAGCGTGTAGCCGGTGATCAGCGCCGGTGCGATGCACATGCCGACCAGCAGGCCGAGCGCGCCCAGCAGCAGCGCCGAATCCGCCGTCCACAGGGCGGACGCGGCGAGCGCGAGGGCGGCGTAGGCGACGATCAGGCGGCGCTGCGGGGCGGCCTTCCAGGCGATCGCGCCGCAGGCGAGGCCCGCGAGCATGTTGCCGGCGGCGAAGACGCCGTAGAGGACGCCGTTGAGGCCGGGTTCGCCGATGGACTCGGTGAACGCGGCCAGGGAGACCTGCATGCCGCCGAAGACGGAGCCGATGCCGAGGAAGGTCACGATCAGCACCCGCACGCCGGGCACGCGCAGCGCGGAGGCGTTCCGTACGCGCGCGTGGCCGTCGCCGGCCGCGGCGACCGGCGGCTGGGTGCCCTTCTGCGCGGCGAACAGCAGACCGCCGACCAGGGTGAGCGCGGCCTCGGCGATCAGGCCGGCGGACGGGTCGACCGTCGTGCACAGGGCGGTGGCGAGCAGCGGGCCGACGACGAAGGTGAACTCGTCGGTGACGGACTCGAAGGCCGTGGCGGTCGCCATCAGCGGGGAGTCCTTGAGGCGGACGCCCCAGCGGGCGCGCACCATCGGCCCGACCTGCGGCACCGAGGCGCCGGTGGGGACGGCGGCGGCGAACAGCGCCCACAGGGGTGCGCCGTTCAGCGCGAGCGCGGTGAGGGCGAGTCCGGCCGCCGCGTGCACCAGCACGCCGGGCACCAGCACGGCGCGCTGGCCGTGGCGGTCGGCGAGCCGTCCCGTGCAGGGGGCGAACAGCGCCATGGAGACGCCGGTGACGGCCGCGACGGCGCCGGCCGCGCCGTACGAGCCGGTGGTGTGCTGGACGAGCAGCACGATGGAGAGGGTGAGCATCGCGAACGGCTGACGCGCCGCGAAGCCGGGGAGCAGGAACGTCCACGCGCCGCGGGTGCGCAGCAGGCGGCCGTATCCCGGTCGGGAGGTGGCCGCCGAGTCCTTCGACGTGGTGACCGTGGATGCCACGGCCCGTGCCTTTCCGCCACCTGGTAGCGCCCCGCGCGAGGCCGCGCGGCACGCCGAGAGCTGTCCTCTTGCGCTGACTGCGGTAGATACCGGCGCCACAGCTCAGGGCGCCCGGCCGCCATACGGTCGCGCCAGCTCTGCGTCAGGCAGAGTTGGTTCGATCTGGGGTCGTTTGCATGATACAGGGGCGGGAGCGCGTACGCCTGCGGAAGTGAGCACTCTCTCAGCGTCCGGCCTGTGATCCCTCGGTGCTGCGGCCGGTGCCCAGCCAGCCGGCGAGCTTGCCGCCCCGGGCGACCGCGCGCAGCCGGCGCTCCGCCGTGTCCCGCACGGGATCGGTGGCGACGACGAGGAGTTCGTCGCCGCGCCGCAGCATCGTCTCCGGCGACGGTACGAAGGACGTCCCGTCCCGCACGACGAGGGTGACGGCGGACCCGGTGGGCAGCCGCAGTTCGCCGACCTCGACGCCGTGCATGCGCGATCCCGCCGGGACGGTGACCGACA from Streptomyces sp. DH-12 carries:
- a CDS encoding MFS transporter, whose amino-acid sequence is MASTVTTSKDSAATSRPGYGRLLRTRGAWTFLLPGFAARQPFAMLTLSIVLLVQHTTGSYGAAGAVAAVTGVSMALFAPCTGRLADRHGQRAVLVPGVLVHAAAGLALTALALNGAPLWALFAAAVPTGASVPQVGPMVRARWGVRLKDSPLMATATAFESVTDEFTFVVGPLLATALCTTVDPSAGLIAEAALTLVGGLLFAAQKGTQPPVAAAGDGHARVRNASALRVPGVRVLIVTFLGIGSVFGGMQVSLAAFTESIGEPGLNGVLYGVFAAGNMLAGLACGAIAWKAAPQRRLIVAYAALALAASALWTADSALLLGALGLLVGMCIAPALITGYTLVESLVPAGARTEAFTWLTGAVALGQATAVTVAGQFEDRLWDGAGFLVPMGGTLLALATLLALRSRLAGDPRGRTVARGMGHRESVAVD